In Rosa chinensis cultivar Old Blush chromosome 1, RchiOBHm-V2, whole genome shotgun sequence, a genomic segment contains:
- the LOC112189338 gene encoding disease resistance protein RPV1-like encodes MVSALSSSPSFPHSWRYDVFVSFRGEDTRYNFVDHLFSAVHHKGINTFIDSNDIKRGQELSSTLVAAIEESRICIILFSENYASSKWCLDELVKILECKHSKQQTVWPIFYKVDPSDVRNQRGAYGQALAYHEYRFHDNMPKVLCWRAALTEAANLAGWSFLDGYESKFIHDIVGEISAQVLNCTYLIVADYPVGMESRVLHVNMLLDVEEKDVRMVGIWGIGGIGKTTVAKAVCNSIVGGFEGSCFLENVRENSMRDGGLVELQNTLLFDILGEKRLKVNNADKGINVIKKMLSHKRVLLVLDDVNHLDQLKKLAGGVDWFGIGSRIVITTRDKHLLTAHQINLIYKVKELNYNQATVLFSWNAFARKRHQVDKLIVETALQYAQGLPLALIHLGSRLCGRSTDECKAALDCYARVPNQEIQEILKISYNALEDPVKEVFLDIACFFKGKKRNYVVETLESCELNPKYCIEVLVDNAIISIERDNIWMHDLIEEMGREIVRQESPTEPGRRSRLWFHEDVYHVLTENTGTDNIKGIVVNLPKSDVICLNAESLSKMKNLRLFITCNSHFSGDVEYLPNELRILDWPECPLQSFPSNFNPRKLVKLNMPCSHMTRLGEGFKNLQNVKSINFCSCKFLKSIPDFSGIPNLVYLNLNYCESLVEVWIPQKACSLKC; translated from the exons ATGGTTTCAGctctctcctcttctccttcttttcccCATTCATGGAGATACGATGTCTTTGTGAGCTTTAGAGGTGAGGATACACGCTACAATTTTGTAGACCATTTGTTCAGTGCTGTGCATCACAAGGGAATCAACACCTTCATAGACAGCAATGACATAAAAAGAGGACAAGAATTATCTTCAACACTTGTTGCAGCAATTGAAGAGTCAAGGATTTGTATCATTTTATTCTCTGAAAATTATGCATCCTCAaaatggtgcttggatgaactcgTCAAGATTCTTGAATGTAAACATTCAAAGCAACAGACGGTTTGGCCTATTTTTTACAAGGTGGATCCCTCCGATGTTCGAAACCAGAGAGGTGCTTATGGTCAGGCACTCGCTTATCATGAATACCGATTTCATGATAACATGCCAAAAGTGTTATGTTGGAGGGCAGCTCTTACAGAAGCAGCAAACTTGGCTGGGTGGTCATTCTTGGACGG GTATGAGTCTAAATTTATTCATGATATTGTTGGAGAGATTTCAGCGCAAGTACTTAACTGCACATATCTCATTGTGGCTGACTACCCAGTTGGCATGGAATCTCGGGTGTTACATGTGAATATGCTTTTAGATGTTGAAGAAAAGGATGTTCGCATGGTAGGAATATGGGGAATTGGTGGAATAGGTAAGACAACAGTTGCTAAAGCTGTTTGTAATTCCATTGTAGGTGGGTTTGAAGGTAGCTGTTTCTTGGAAAATGTTAGGGAAAACTCAATGCGAGATGGAGGCCTAGTGGAACTACAAAACACTCTACTTTTTGATATTCTAGGGGAGAAGAGATTGAAGGTGAACAATGCTGATAAAGGAATCAATGTGATAAAGAAAATGTTGAGCCATAAAAGAGTTCTCttagttcttgatgatgtgaatcATTTGGACCAGTTAAAGAAATTAGCTGGAGGGGTAGATTGGTTTGGTATAGGCAGTAGAATTGTCATCACAACAAGAGATAAACACTTGTTAACTGCTCATCAAATTAATCTGATATACAAGGTCAAGGAATTGAATTATAATCAAGCTACCGTTCTCTTCAGTTGGAATGCATTTGCAAGAAAGAGACATCAGGTTGATAAACTGATAGTCGAAACTGCACTACAATATGCTCAAGGCCTTCCATTAGCTCTTATACATCTAGGTTCCCGTCTATGTGGTAGAAGCACAGATGAATGTAAAGCTGCATTAGATTGTTATGCAAGAGTTCCAAACCAAGAGATTCAAGAAATTCTCAAGATAAGTTATAATGCATTGGAAGATcctgtgaaggaagttttccttGACATTGCTTGTTTCTTTAAAGGTAAAAAGCGGAACTATGTGGTAGAAACATTAGAAAGTTGTGAACTCAATCCTAAGTATTGTATTGAAGTACTCGTCGATAATGCCATCATAAGTATTGAACGAGACAATATTTGGATGCATGACTTGATAGAAGAAATGGGTAGAGAAATAGTTCGCCAAGAGTCGCCAACTGAGCCTGGAAGACGTAGCAGACTGTGGTTTCATGAAGATGTTTACCATGTTCTAACTGAAAATACG GGAACAGACAATATCAAAGGCATTGTGGTAAATTTGCCCAAATCAGATGTGATATGTTTGAATGCTGAAAGCCTCTCAAAGATGAAAAATCTTAGATTATTTATAACCTGCAATTCACACTTTTCTGGAGATGTGGAATATCTGCCTAATGAGTTGAGGATCCTTGATTGGCCTGAATGTCCATTACAGTCTTTTCCATCCAATTTTAATCCAAGAAAACTTGTTAAACTCAATATGCCTTGCAGCCATATGACACGACTGGGGGAGGGATTCAAG AATTTGCAAAATGTGAAATCTATAAATTTTTGTAGCTGCAAATTCCTAAAAAGCATCCCTGACTTCTCCGGAATCCCAAACTTAGTGTACTTGAATCTAAATTACTGTGAAAGTTTAGTTGAGGTTTGGATTCCTCAAAAGGCTTGTTCACTTAAGTGCTGA